The following are encoded together in the Oryzias melastigma strain HK-1 linkage group LG17, ASM292280v2, whole genome shotgun sequence genome:
- the stap2a gene encoding signal-transducing adaptor protein 2a: MAAAPVRQRSGSGGARAQLPPCYYEGYLEKRGPKEKASRRLWTCLCGNSLYFFNNAKDSHYVEKMDLGGFVSLKDDSSRDRNLEAARLILRMKDGETRLTAPNLESRELWKGFLYSVIDLNVPTSLTLLPGQLQMLKEVVDKERSRRRTRNPARAPPSPLSVPLVGEIPACFRPVSRTEAEVLLERHPDCGNMLLRPGRDGCSLAVTTRQDLNGSVFRHYRVTQRDQGGYIIDVENPIPCATLHDVIDALVEKTAGTLQPFLLEEPYEENITYVSANDENGEKILHTAPTSPLPKAPALPPKQDRWCTSPLSRSPAADRRILTSSVPASPTNPMRRLIHSPSPLTQTLNEELKMTLEKRRVSQD; this comes from the exons ATGGCGGCTGCACCCGTCAGGCAGCGCTCCGGTTCCGGGGGGGCCCGGGCGCAGCTCCCGCCCTGCTACTACGAAGGCTACCTGGAGAAGCGCGGCCCGAAGGAGAAG GCATCCAGGAGGCTGTGGACCTGCCTGTGTGGGAACTCCTTATATTTCTTCAATAATGCCAAGGACAGCCAC TATGTGGAAAAGATGGACCTTGGTGGGTTTGTGTCCCTGAAAGATGACAGCAGCCGGGACAGAAACCTGGAGGCTGCCAGGCTCATCCTCCGCATGAAGGATGGAGAAACCCGACTCACA GCACCAAACTTGGAATCCCGGGAGCTTTGGAAAGGTTTCCTCTACTCTGTCATAGAT CTGAATGTTCCTACCAGTCTCACGTTGTTGCCGGGGCAACTACAAATGTTAAAGGAGGTGGTGGACAAAGAAAGGTCCAGGCGGAGAACCCGCAACCCTGCACGAGCCCCTCCTTCACCCCTCTCAGTCCCTTTAGTGGGGGAGATCCCTGC GTGTTTCCGCCCCGTGTCCCGCACAGAGGCTGAGGTCCTGTTGGAGAGACACCCGGACTGTGGCAACATGCTGCTCCGTCCAGGCAGAGATGGATGCTCGCTGGCTGTTACGACCAGACAAGATCTAAACGG GTCGGTGTTCAGGCATTACAGAGTCACTCAGAGAGACCAGGGTGGCTATATCATCGATGTAGAAAACCCT attccCTGTGCTACACTACACGACGTCATTGACGCTTTGGTGGAGAAGACAGCTGGAACTCTGCAGCCGTTCCTCCTAGAGGAGCCCTATGAGGAAAACATTA catacGTATCTGCCAACGATGAAAATGGAGAAAAGATTCTTCACACTGCCCCCACCAGCCCACTGCCCAAAGCTCCAGCCCTGCCTCCAAAACAAG ATCGGTGGTGCACTAGTCCGCTGTCCAGGTCTCCAGCAGCTGACCGTCGAATCCTCACCTCCTCAGTGCCGGCCTCGCCCACCAACCCGATGAGACGGCTCATCCACTCCCCTTCACCTCTTACACAAA CACTCAACGAGGAGCTCAAAATGACGCTGGAGAAGAGACGAGTCAGTCAGGACTAG